A portion of the Scylla paramamosain isolate STU-SP2022 chromosome 2, ASM3559412v1, whole genome shotgun sequence genome contains these proteins:
- the LOC135107298 gene encoding uncharacterized protein LOC135107298: protein MAELSQYISDFGRPLSILCDNALEFTGRELRTWAGLHGIELLYTTPYHPQSNGLIERMHRTLKTVLSQMCKGYPLRWPALLSECQSHMNLAVHSSTGVSPYVAFFARQPPRLVTAPLLTVQSEDSDVQQLKRMIKDASVTSQRRYRAVANRKRRDEKVSVGSLVWVKSETPLPGTSTKLNAKWKGPYRVSEVIRDGQLYVVEDPYSGKLVQRAAEKVKPYVSRSEIIPELEENYSDGCVEEEEEEDQDLPPRRRRPPRRLIEEC from the coding sequence ATGGCTGAGCTTTCCCAATACATCTCTGACTTTGGCCGGCCACTCTCCATCCTGTGTGACAATGCCTTGGAGTTCACGGGACGAGAACTAAGAACCTGGGCTGGTCTTCATGGGATAGAACTGCTCTACACCACTCCCTATCACCCCCAGTCAAACGGACTCATCGAGAGAATGCACCGGACCCTGAAGACCGTGCTGTCCCAAATGTGCAAGGGTTACCCTTTAAGGTGGCCTGCCCTTCTCAGTGAATGTCAGTCACACATGAATCTGGCAGTACATAGCAGCACGGGGGTCTCTCCATATGTAGCATTCTTCGCAAGACAGCCACCTCGTTTGGTCACGGCGCCTCTCCTGACGGTGCAGTCTGAAGATAGTGACGTTCAGCAACTTAAGCGCATGATTAAAGACGCTAGTGTGACGTCACAGAGGAGGTACCGTGCAGTGGCGAACAGAAAACGACGTGATGAAAAGGTCTCAGTTGGGTCCTTGGTGTGGGTGAAATCAGAAACTCCGTTGCCTGGTACCTCTACCAAATTGAATGCTAAGTGGAAAGGACCATATCGAGTGAGTGAGGTAATCAGGGACGGTCAACTGTATGTAGTGGAGGACCCCTATTCTGGGAAGTTagtacaaagagcagcagaAAAGGTGAAACCGTATGTGAGCCGGAGTGAAATTATTCCGGAGTTGGAGGAGAACTATTCAGACGgatgtgttgaggaggaggaggaggaggatcaagaccTCCCTCCACGCCGCCGTCGACCTCCCAGACGTCTTATTGAGGAGTGCTAA